A genomic region of Rhipicephalus sanguineus isolate Rsan-2018 chromosome 1, BIME_Rsan_1.4, whole genome shotgun sequence contains the following coding sequences:
- the LOC119387741 gene encoding neprilysin-21: MTPGSADTLVTSFDTLSACLRRKDAASGISAADLHGLRGALESFRKEALTLVSDHRLDGVEHLSAMQLFFVLYAANACGELRFGGRHRVNALLRNVPQFAEAFKCGPGTPMNPEEKCS, translated from the exons ATGACTCCTGGCTCAGCAGACACACTCGTCACGAGCTTCGACACACTGTCGGCTTGCCTGAGGCGGAAGGACGCAGCATCCGGGATATCGGCCGCTGATCTTCATGGCCTGCGAGGGGCTCTCGAATCGTTCCGCAAGGAAGCACTAAC GTTGGTCAGTGACCACCGACTCGATGGTGTAGAACACCTGAGTGCCATGCAGCTCTTCTTCGTGCTATATGCTGCCAACGCGTGCGGAGAGCTGCGCTTCGGTGGTCGCCACCGCGTCAACGCACTCCTACGCAACGTGCCTCAGTTCGCCGAAGCTTTCAAGTGTGGTCCGGGCACACCCATGAATCCGGAAGAAAAGTGCAGCTGA
- the LOC119373640 gene encoding lysosomal aspartic protease: MRPAQPATVLLLFMVGTALAQVKIRLGRMQTARENMAVNKLPLGRLWPPVLGRPHGEGIISESLRNFLDAQYYGNISIGTPPQTFRVVFDTGSSDLWVPSARCPAESVACRAHDRYDCYGSETYAEHGRPFLISYGSGSVVGKISRDVVALGECRVRNQYFGEAWTMIGDLFISSKFDGVLGLGYPYIAMMPGLPLFDNMMEQGVVAQPLFSVYIKRDASSSDGGEILFGAVDSDRYEGNLSYVPVSVKGYWQFDMDSVQVGYNNSFCRGGCQAIADTGTSAITGPVEEIRRLNDMIGATRSSYDLLVVDCESLRTLPKIAFIIGGKRYVLRPKDYILQWELDGEKTCLSGFMGHDTKTSLWILGDVFLGRFYTVFDRGNDRLGFAKAR; encoded by the exons ATGCGGCCTGCACAACCCGCTACAGTTTTACTTCTTTTTATGGTCGGGACGGCGCTTGCACAAGTAAA GATACGCCTTGGCCGAATGCAGACAGCTCGAGAGAATATGGCAGTAAACAAGCTTCCACTTGGACGGCTGTGGCCTCCGGTGCTCGGAAGGCCTCACGGAGAGGGCATCATAAGCGAAAGCTTGAGAAACTTTCTGGAC GCTCAGTATTACGGCAACATAAGCATTGGAACGCCACCGCAGACCTTCAGAGTAGTGTTCGACACCGGCTCTTCAGATCTATGGGTACCTTCGGCTAGGTGTCCGGCAGAGAGTGTGGCTTGTA GGGCCCACGACCGATACGACTGCTACGGCTCGGAGACGTACGCGGAGCACGGCCGTCCATTCCTCATCAGCTACGGCAGCGGCAGTGTCGTGGGAAAAATCAGCCGCGACGTTGTGGCACTGGGAGAGTGCCGAGTGCGGAACCAGTACTTCGGCGAGGCCTGGACGATGATCGGCGACCTGTTCATCTCCTCCAAGTTCGATGGCGTACTCGGCCTAGGCTACCCGTACATTGCGATGATGCCCGGCCTGCCGCTTTTCGACAACATGATGGAGCAGGGTGTCGTGGCGCAGCCCCTGTTCTCGGTGTACATCAAGAGGGACGCGAGCAGTAGTGATGGTGGCGAAATTCTCTTCGGCGCCGTAGACAGCGACCGCTACGAAGGCAACCTCAGCTACGTGCCCGTCAGCGTGAAGGGATACTGGCAGTTCGACATGGACAG CGTCCAAGTTGGATACAACAACAGTTTCTGCCGTGGCGGTTGCCAGGCTATTGCAGACACAGGTACCAGTGCGATAACTGGGCCAGTGGAGGAGATCCGACGGCTGAACGATATGATTGGTGCCACACGGTCTTCGTACGATTTG ctcGTCGTAGACTGTGAAAGCCTGCGCACCCTGCCGAAGATTGCCTTCATAATTGGAGGGAAGCGGTACGTGCTGAGACCGAAGGACTACATTCTTCAG TGGGAACTGGATGGCGAGAAGACGTGCCTGAGCGGATTCATGGGCCACGACACGAAGACTTCGCTCTGGATTCTGGGAGACGTCTTCCTCGGTCGCTTCTACACCGTGTTTGACCGCGGAAACGACCGCCTCGGATTCGCCAAGGCGCGCTAA